A stretch of the Balneola vulgaris DSM 17893 genome encodes the following:
- a CDS encoding tetratricopeptide repeat protein, translating to MPLYLKALGDFSYPLNNSNEKAQAYFNQGFQMMYAFTKVDAARSFREAQKADPTCTLCYWGEAWAWGSYLNGDMRSDEGPRAYAKIQEAVEVAKEHGTQKEKELVNAFSVRYLPEYDNDKLARQDTLYAIEMEKLYKKYPNDLDIGTLYAESLFLLEPRRGTRDVNDPDVIKLHDVLEEILQKDIKHPGACHLYIHATESSQNPEWAASCAEYIGTSIPGASHINHMPSHTWNEMGRWADAVRSNIMAWHSDMKASVGEGFAIYPSHNLHMLAFAASMDGQGAIAIQAGKDYAKLTNNNMYHVLTLIRFGRFDEVSAISKKPSHDVHGGMWDFAQGYAALKLGDIDKAMEHKEKVLETAASSKARFRFHSAEHLLHTVGYILEGEIAWTNEDYQGAKKAFESAISYYDQLTYDEPEPIPFSPRHWYGALLIEMENFEEAISVYKKELEHHPNNGWSLFGIKKALEGLNREDEDINKAFAESWARSDTWIRGSKF from the coding sequence ATGCCACTTTACTTAAAGGCTTTAGGCGATTTTTCTTATCCACTGAATAATTCTAATGAAAAAGCACAGGCTTATTTCAATCAAGGCTTCCAAATGATGTATGCCTTCACAAAAGTGGATGCCGCTCGCTCTTTTCGAGAAGCTCAAAAAGCCGACCCTACGTGTACACTTTGTTATTGGGGTGAAGCTTGGGCTTGGGGTTCATACTTAAATGGGGATATGAGATCAGATGAAGGCCCACGAGCTTATGCCAAAATTCAAGAAGCGGTTGAGGTTGCCAAAGAACATGGAACTCAGAAAGAAAAAGAGTTAGTAAATGCATTTAGTGTACGCTACCTGCCTGAATACGATAATGACAAGCTTGCTAGGCAAGACACCTTATATGCCATCGAAATGGAAAAGCTTTACAAGAAATACCCAAACGATTTAGATATCGGTACACTGTATGCTGAATCATTATTTCTATTGGAGCCACGCAGAGGTACTCGCGATGTAAACGACCCCGATGTAATAAAACTTCATGATGTTTTAGAAGAGATTCTTCAAAAAGATATAAAGCACCCCGGGGCCTGTCATCTATACATTCATGCAACAGAATCTAGCCAGAACCCCGAATGGGCGGCTTCATGCGCAGAATATATTGGCACCTCGATTCCAGGAGCTAGCCATATCAATCATATGCCGTCACATACCTGGAATGAAATGGGGCGTTGGGCCGATGCTGTACGATCTAATATCATGGCTTGGCATTCAGATATGAAAGCGTCGGTAGGTGAAGGCTTCGCTATCTATCCTTCTCACAATCTTCATATGTTGGCTTTTGCAGCTAGTATGGATGGGCAAGGTGCAATAGCTATTCAAGCAGGTAAGGACTATGCGAAGCTAACAAATAACAACATGTATCATGTGCTTACCCTCATCCGTTTTGGCCGTTTTGATGAAGTTTCAGCAATCTCAAAAAAGCCATCTCATGATGTACATGGAGGGATGTGGGATTTTGCTCAAGGATATGCCGCTCTTAAACTTGGAGACATCGACAAAGCAATGGAGCATAAAGAAAAGGTGTTAGAAACAGCTGCTTCATCGAAGGCACGATTTAGATTTCACTCGGCAGAGCATCTACTTCATACTGTTGGGTACATCTTAGAAGGGGAAATTGCCTGGACAAATGAGGACTACCAAGGTGCGAAAAAAGCCTTTGAAAGTGCAATTAGCTACTACGATCAATTGACTTACGATGAACCTGAACCTATTCCATTTTCACCACGACATTGGTATGGTGCACTTTTAATTGAAATGGAAAACTTTGAAGAGGCGATTAGTGTTTACAAGAAAGAATTAGAGCATCACCCGAATAATGGGTGGTCGCTATTTGGCATCAAGAAAGCTTTGGAAGGATTAAATAGAGAAGATGAGGACATAAACAAAGCCTTTGCTGAAAGCTGGGCTCGGTCTGATACTTGGATTCGAGGATCCAAGTTCTAA
- a CDS encoding TerC family protein, whose product MADLIGVFALIIGLELVLGIDNILVITILVSRLDEKYQNKARNIGLALAMVGRLVLLALLLQLTELTNPVFMDFSIRDIILIVGGLFLLYKAVKEIHHTVELKDEEDLANNKKSTFSSVITQIVLLDIVFSVDSVITAIGLTDIVWVIITAVVLSYTLILIFAKPIGDFITENPALKILALSFLISIGITIFMEGFHKEVPKAYIYLPMGFALLVELLQMRYSKNRAQKKEAIKKL is encoded by the coding sequence ATGGCAGATTTAATTGGTGTTTTCGCTCTTATTATTGGATTAGAATTAGTGCTAGGTATAGATAACATTCTCGTTATCACCATTCTCGTAAGTCGCCTAGATGAGAAGTATCAAAATAAAGCCAGGAATATTGGCTTAGCATTAGCCATGGTTGGGCGTTTGGTATTATTAGCTCTCCTTCTTCAGCTCACAGAACTTACCAATCCTGTGTTTATGGACTTTTCCATACGCGATATCATTTTGATAGTGGGTGGCTTGTTCTTGCTATATAAAGCCGTTAAAGAGATTCATCATACCGTAGAGCTAAAAGACGAAGAAGACCTAGCTAACAACAAAAAGAGTACCTTCAGTTCTGTGATTACTCAAATCGTGCTGCTAGATATAGTATTCTCTGTGGATAGTGTTATAACAGCGATCGGTTTAACAGATATAGTTTGGGTAATCATCACTGCTGTAGTTTTATCCTATACCCTTATTCTGATATTTGCGAAGCCCATTGGCGATTTTATTACTGAGAACCCCGCATTAAAGATATTGGCACTCTCATTTTTAATAAGCATCGGAATTACCATATTCATGGAAGGATTCCACAAAGAAGTTCCTAAGGCATATATTTATCTACCTATGGGATTTGCCTTGTTAGTAGAATTATTGCAAATGAGGTATTCAAAGAATCGGGCACAAAAGAAAGAAGCGATCAAAAAGCTTTAA
- a CDS encoding hybrid sensor histidine kinase/response regulator gives MGNNRSIITGTGVPKALYFLVLFMILSISPVFGQDDIPKVEEGVIDLTEYSLYGRSVPLYGEWEFYWESLIPPSEIALQEDKNYRAFTKLWNEDYTPFGYATYRAKIKIPRNRPTLALQIPDFYLAFSLYLNGKLFHSNGVVGTSKENYKPNYNPRTLTIDNIEGDEIEIVVHTTNFHHRRGGSYKPIFIGDEEVLHRAREQELAYTYILTGTILMGGFFFLGLFLFGTHEKAILYFSLFCIVYSYRIAGTGIYPIHFIMPGLPWILGLKLEYLTLYMAVFFFGEYTVNLYPHEASRKIISLLSGISLLFALSAIVLPVFYFTNMLMTFFAIMVVYILYTFLVYVRAAIHKRDGSLFATTSTTIVFFVFFHDLFVYMGYLPRSLIINAVGYISFFFFQSLVLSYRFSTSLKRVTAEAQEASRAKSQFLSTMSHEIRTPLNAIIGLSGLLSETKLNIKQYDFVKTIKMSGENLLSIINNILDYSKIESNEMVIQQTEFELREIIENALEVVAPLNNNPNVELIYDIDEDVPAFIISDPVKLQQILVNLINNAIKFTEEGEVFVSVNKLEIEDNEEFYLKVNIKDTGIGISEEGKQKLFQSFSQVEEGKSRKYGGTGLGLVISKRLSESMGGSVHVESALGIGTTFTFTIRVEAGSSTLKPFRSVALQNKRAFLLDDNKTNLHILSQQLTAHNIEVETATHFSLTTGNIKDLANFDIMIMDMHMPKLDGVYIAKEIRKEYDLNTLPIVLLSSIHNEISSEEEDLFNLHLTKPVKHSQLIHQLDKLFQNQREGDDKETRSIPIPKTISDKRVLVAEDNIFNQKVAIRILERLGYKADIAENGIEAYNEIMKGHYDIVFMDIEMPEMDGIETTIKLQENLHKLDKAPIIIAMTANALNEDKQRCLDSGMDDFIAKPITLESLYRVIKNWV, from the coding sequence ATGGGGAATAATAGATCAATTATTACTGGGACAGGTGTACCTAAAGCACTCTACTTTTTAGTACTCTTTATGATATTGTCTATTTCTCCTGTCTTTGGTCAAGATGATATCCCTAAAGTAGAGGAAGGGGTAATTGATTTAACTGAATATTCGTTATATGGGCGGTCTGTACCTCTTTATGGGGAGTGGGAATTCTATTGGGAGTCACTTATTCCACCCTCTGAAATAGCCCTTCAAGAGGATAAAAATTATAGAGCATTCACTAAACTTTGGAATGAAGACTACACCCCTTTTGGCTATGCTACCTATCGGGCTAAAATTAAAATTCCTAGAAACAGGCCTACCCTCGCCTTACAGATCCCAGACTTCTATCTAGCATTTTCACTGTATTTAAATGGGAAATTATTTCATAGTAATGGTGTAGTAGGAACTTCAAAAGAAAACTATAAGCCAAATTATAATCCCAGAACTTTAACCATTGATAATATTGAGGGCGATGAAATTGAAATTGTAGTGCATACAACTAATTTCCATCATCGTAGAGGGGGTTCTTATAAGCCCATCTTCATTGGTGATGAAGAAGTTTTACACCGTGCTCGTGAGCAGGAACTAGCTTATACCTATATCCTAACGGGCACTATTCTGATGGGTGGATTTTTCTTTTTAGGGCTCTTTTTGTTTGGCACCCATGAAAAGGCCATACTCTACTTCTCTCTATTCTGTATAGTGTATAGTTACAGAATTGCAGGCACAGGAATTTACCCCATCCACTTCATTATGCCAGGCTTGCCGTGGATACTTGGCCTGAAGTTGGAATACCTCACTCTTTACATGGCTGTATTCTTTTTTGGTGAGTACACAGTGAATTTATACCCTCATGAAGCTTCTCGGAAAATTATATCCCTCCTAAGTGGTATCTCCTTATTGTTTGCCTTATCCGCCATTGTGCTTCCTGTTTTCTACTTCACGAATATGTTGATGACCTTCTTTGCCATCATGGTAGTATATATTCTATATACCTTTTTAGTATATGTACGGGCAGCCATTCATAAACGCGATGGATCCTTGTTTGCAACTACAAGTACCACCATTGTATTCTTCGTTTTTTTCCACGACCTCTTCGTTTATATGGGCTATTTGCCACGGTCGTTAATAATAAATGCTGTAGGCTACATCTCCTTTTTCTTCTTCCAATCGTTGGTGCTGTCATATCGATTTTCTACTTCTTTGAAGCGTGTAACCGCTGAAGCACAAGAAGCATCACGGGCAAAATCTCAATTCTTATCCACCATGAGTCATGAGATTAGAACTCCGTTAAATGCCATTATTGGGCTTTCTGGACTTCTGAGTGAGACAAAGTTAAATATCAAGCAGTACGATTTTGTTAAAACCATCAAAATGAGTGGTGAGAACTTACTCAGTATCATCAACAACATATTGGATTACTCTAAAATTGAATCCAATGAAATGGTGATTCAGCAAACCGAATTTGAGCTTCGTGAAATCATCGAAAATGCTCTTGAAGTTGTAGCCCCATTAAACAATAACCCCAACGTTGAACTCATCTACGATATAGATGAGGATGTGCCTGCTTTCATTATTTCTGACCCTGTTAAACTTCAACAGATATTAGTAAACCTGATAAATAATGCGATAAAGTTTACGGAAGAAGGCGAAGTGTTTGTATCTGTGAACAAGTTAGAAATTGAAGACAACGAAGAGTTTTATTTAAAAGTAAACATCAAGGATACTGGAATTGGGATTTCTGAAGAAGGAAAACAGAAGCTCTTCCAAAGTTTTTCTCAAGTTGAAGAAGGCAAATCTCGTAAATATGGGGGAACAGGATTAGGTCTTGTAATCAGTAAACGATTATCCGAATCAATGGGCGGTTCCGTACATGTTGAAAGTGCCCTTGGTATTGGAACTACTTTTACGTTCACCATTCGAGTTGAGGCAGGTTCCTCTACGTTAAAGCCATTTAGATCAGTGGCCCTTCAAAATAAACGAGCCTTCTTATTAGACGATAATAAAACCAATTTACATATACTGTCTCAACAACTAACAGCTCATAACATAGAAGTTGAGACCGCTACGCATTTCTCTCTCACAACAGGCAACATCAAGGATCTTGCAAACTTTGATATTATGATCATGGATATGCATATGCCTAAACTTGATGGTGTTTACATCGCCAAAGAGATTCGCAAAGAATATGACTTGAATACACTCCCTATTGTGTTATTAAGCTCTATTCACAACGAAATTAGTTCTGAAGAAGAAGATCTCTTCAATCTCCATCTTACCAAACCCGTTAAGCACTCACAGTTGATTCATCAACTAGACAAACTATTCCAAAATCAACGTGAAGGAGATGACAAGGAAACTAGAAGTATTCCTATTCCTAAAACCATATCTGACAAACGCGTATTGGTAGCTGAAGACAATATTTTTAACCAAAAAGTGGCTATTAGAATATTAGAGCGTTTAGGATATAAAGCCGACATAGCAGAGAACGGCATCGAAGCATATAACGAAATCATGAAAGGACATTATGATATAGTGTTTATGGATATCGAAATGCCAGAAATGGATGGGATTGAAACAACTATAAAGCTTCAAGAGAACCTGCACAAACTGGATAAAGCACCAATCATTATTGCCATGACCGCTAATGCGTTAAACGAAGACAAGCAACGGTGTTTAGATTCGGGTATGGATGACTTCATAGCCAAACCCATCACTTTAGAGTCTTTATATAGAGTGATTAAGAACTGGGTATAG
- a CDS encoding M20/M25/M40 family metallo-hydrolase, producing the protein MNRLQRISLLIAFALPVFIQCQNTYEFSEENSARILKTLSSDEMKGRHAFSPEIEMAADFISNEFSEIGLQPLNGESDYRQSFELYSIGVDEASISVNGRTVGSNDFFAMVNAEPISWSSADDVTTHQIKRGEDFRAKFNEFRNGTEDALVLVHNSQEENFRRYQSFFSRASRTFPDKQSPNVVFVLSNASASTNFDINITKKVDVIEMANVAGMIEGNRTDEYVLFSAHYDHIGVRTPQEAGADSIANGANDNASGVTAVIELARYFASMGKPERSLLFVGFTAEESGGYGSKYFSEQLNPDEIMAMFNIEMIGKPAVSGPNSAWITGFERSSFGELLQKSTEGTIYEFYPDPYPAQNLFYRSDNATLARLGVPAHSISTTPIDVDPDYHEVSDEFETIDISHMTNTIRAISRAAEGIISGDDTPTRVDVSKVN; encoded by the coding sequence ATGAATCGCTTACAACGAATTAGCTTATTAATAGCATTCGCACTGCCAGTATTTATACAGTGCCAAAACACCTATGAGTTTTCAGAAGAGAACTCAGCTCGAATTTTAAAAACATTGAGCTCTGATGAAATGAAAGGCCGCCATGCTTTCTCTCCTGAAATTGAAATGGCCGCAGATTTTATAAGTAATGAATTTTCTGAAATCGGGCTTCAGCCACTTAATGGTGAGTCTGATTACAGACAAAGCTTTGAATTGTATTCTATTGGTGTAGATGAAGCTTCAATAAGTGTAAACGGGCGTACTGTTGGTAGCAATGATTTCTTTGCTATGGTAAATGCAGAACCCATTTCATGGTCTTCAGCTGACGATGTGACCACACATCAAATTAAACGAGGCGAAGATTTTAGAGCAAAATTCAATGAATTTAGAAATGGCACGGAAGACGCGCTCGTTTTGGTTCATAATAGCCAAGAAGAAAACTTCAGAAGATATCAGTCTTTCTTTTCACGAGCATCCAGAACCTTCCCCGATAAGCAAAGTCCGAATGTAGTGTTTGTATTATCAAACGCATCAGCATCAACCAATTTCGACATCAACATCACTAAGAAAGTAGATGTAATTGAAATGGCCAATGTTGCAGGTATGATTGAAGGAAATCGCACTGATGAATATGTTCTTTTCTCAGCGCACTATGATCACATTGGTGTTCGTACTCCACAAGAAGCTGGCGCCGATTCTATTGCTAATGGTGCCAATGATAATGCTTCTGGTGTAACAGCAGTGATTGAACTAGCTCGTTACTTTGCAAGTATGGGTAAACCAGAACGTAGTTTATTATTCGTGGGATTTACCGCTGAAGAGTCTGGTGGATATGGTTCTAAATACTTCTCGGAGCAATTAAACCCGGATGAAATCATGGCGATGTTTAATATCGAAATGATTGGTAAACCAGCTGTATCTGGCCCTAATTCAGCATGGATTACAGGTTTCGAACGTTCGTCGTTTGGTGAGCTACTTCAAAAAAGCACCGAGGGTACTATCTATGAGTTTTACCCAGATCCGTATCCAGCGCAGAATCTATTCTATCGTAGTGATAATGCTACTTTAGCTCGTCTTGGAGTTCCTGCACATTCAATAAGCACAACTCCTATCGATGTTGATCCAGATTACCATGAAGTATCTGATGAATTCGAAACCATTGATATTAGTCATATGACCAATACCATTCGTGCCATTTCTAGAGCAGCAGAAGGTATTATATCAGGCGACGATACGCCTACCAGAGTTGATGTTAGCAAAGTAAACTAA
- a CDS encoding biotin-dependent carboxyltransferase family protein has translation MADTIKILDPGVFATIQDLGRVGYREYGVPLSGAMDQTAAKLANRLVGNPAHFPVIEFTLKGGSFKVLHSATIAITGADMKATLNEMSLERNQSINVQAGDIVKMNYARSGVRSYLAIAGEWDIEKVMESYSTFVPGHFGGFNGQTLKGGDVISVKEPSTSELKQASPNEIPYYSHKLTVELLLGPEFEYLSKDAIEQLTNTEFSIQPQSNRMGIRLASDIPLPTPNLELKSSGVVPGVIQLPPSGQPIILMRDAQTVGGYPRIAKVREHYLDPLAQMQVGSVIRFKIS, from the coding sequence ATGGCTGATACTATAAAGATTTTGGACCCCGGTGTGTTTGCTACTATTCAAGATTTGGGTCGAGTAGGGTACCGAGAATATGGGGTTCCACTTTCAGGTGCGATGGACCAAACGGCAGCTAAACTTGCAAATAGGCTGGTTGGAAATCCCGCTCATTTTCCGGTGATTGAATTCACCTTAAAAGGAGGGAGCTTCAAAGTTCTGCATTCAGCTACCATTGCTATAACGGGTGCCGATATGAAAGCTACGCTGAATGAAATGAGCTTAGAAAGAAATCAGAGCATTAATGTACAAGCCGGAGACATCGTTAAGATGAATTATGCTCGTTCGGGGGTACGATCGTACTTGGCAATAGCGGGTGAATGGGACATAGAAAAAGTGATGGAGAGCTATTCAACTTTTGTGCCGGGGCATTTTGGAGGTTTCAACGGACAAACATTAAAAGGTGGTGATGTGATTTCAGTGAAAGAGCCGTCTACTTCGGAGTTAAAGCAAGCATCACCAAACGAAATTCCCTATTACAGCCATAAGTTAACGGTGGAACTCCTTCTCGGACCTGAATTTGAATACTTGTCAAAGGATGCTATTGAGCAATTAACCAACACTGAATTTAGCATTCAACCACAAAGCAATAGAATGGGAATCCGTTTGGCTTCAGATATCCCTTTACCAACTCCTAATCTTGAATTGAAATCATCGGGTGTTGTACCTGGGGTAATCCAATTACCTCCATCGGGACAGCCAATCATATTAATGAGAGATGCACAAACAGTAGGGGGCTATCCTCGCATTGCGAAGGTACGTGAGCATTACTTGGATCCATTAGCGCAAATGCAGGTAGGAAGTGTAATCCGATTTAAAATTTCATAA
- the pxpB gene encoding 5-oxoprolinase subunit PxpB, protein MELKSLQFNEVEWRVFQLSEYAILISPVGVVDPLREVHKAMAAFNSLKDARVSEFIPAFDSITILFNSWKDATIHALEDLFAQLSTINVTALAPQKHIVKVCYELGLDWAEVEAHTGLTKENIIQQHSGTEYTIAMMGFLPGFIFLKGLDEALHCPRKESPRVCLPAGSVGIGGAQTGLYSLQSPGGWQIIGRSPESFFNANEQPPTTLNAGDTLIFQPITESEYQKLSAHG, encoded by the coding sequence ATGGAGTTAAAATCACTTCAGTTTAACGAAGTTGAGTGGCGTGTATTTCAACTTTCCGAATACGCCATTCTAATATCACCTGTGGGTGTGGTTGATCCATTACGTGAAGTTCATAAGGCAATGGCCGCATTCAATAGCCTGAAAGATGCAAGGGTATCCGAATTTATCCCTGCCTTCGATTCTATCACAATTCTATTCAATAGTTGGAAAGATGCCACTATACATGCCTTAGAAGACCTTTTTGCACAATTAAGCACTATAAATGTGACGGCATTAGCTCCTCAAAAACACATCGTGAAGGTATGTTATGAACTCGGTCTTGATTGGGCTGAGGTTGAGGCACATACGGGGTTAACTAAAGAAAATATCATCCAACAACATTCTGGTACTGAATACACTATTGCAATGATGGGGTTTTTGCCGGGCTTTATATTCTTAAAAGGATTGGACGAAGCATTGCATTGTCCAAGAAAAGAAAGCCCAAGAGTATGTTTGCCAGCGGGTTCGGTTGGAATTGGAGGGGCTCAAACAGGACTGTATTCCTTGCAAAGTCCAGGTGGGTGGCAAATTATTGGTCGATCACCGGAGTCTTTTTTTAATGCCAATGAACAACCACCTACTACACTTAATGCTGGTGATACCTTGATATTTCAGCCCATTACTGAATCGGAGTACCAAAAATTGAGTGCACATGGCTGA
- the pxpA gene encoding 5-oxoprolinase subunit PxpA, which translates to MEIKVDLNCDLGEWRTDDGPKKDEAIMPYISSCNIACGGHIGDVRSMTKTVELARSYEVAIGAHPSYPDRSGFGRREMEMDPNELSDSIKQQILNLNRIVEENGSSLHHVKPHGALYNAASVQAETANLISKAIVDLDLNVIVYGQSGSKFEQAAIDHGLVFKAEVFADRSYNDDLTLRSRKLEGAVLSNAEAVLEQIRSMVLSSTVTSYNGNTYPIKAETICLHSDTDDAQSLAKSIHKFLEDHGVKITSV; encoded by the coding sequence ATGGAAATAAAAGTTGATCTGAATTGTGATTTAGGAGAATGGCGAACGGATGATGGCCCCAAAAAAGATGAGGCGATTATGCCTTATATCTCCTCATGTAATATTGCATGTGGTGGGCATATAGGGGATGTGAGAAGTATGACGAAAACGGTGGAATTAGCCCGTTCGTACGAAGTGGCCATAGGCGCCCATCCATCCTATCCTGATAGGTCAGGTTTTGGTCGCCGTGAAATGGAAATGGATCCAAATGAATTGAGCGACTCCATTAAGCAGCAGATTTTAAATCTAAATAGGATAGTTGAAGAGAATGGGAGTTCATTGCATCATGTAAAACCACATGGGGCATTGTACAACGCAGCGAGTGTTCAAGCTGAAACAGCAAACTTGATTTCAAAAGCAATTGTCGACTTAGATTTAAATGTAATCGTGTATGGGCAATCTGGGTCAAAATTTGAACAGGCAGCTATAGATCATGGCTTGGTCTTCAAAGCAGAAGTTTTTGCTGATCGTAGTTATAATGATGATCTGACCTTAAGGTCGCGAAAGTTAGAAGGAGCCGTGCTCAGTAATGCAGAAGCGGTGTTAGAGCAAATAAGATCAATGGTACTATCTAGTACAGTTACCAGCTATAATGGCAATACCTATCCAATAAAGGCAGAAACTATTTGCCTACATAGCGATACGGACGACGCTCAGTCATTGGCAAAAAGCATTCATAAGTTTTTAGAGGATCATGGAGTTAAAATCACTTCAGTTTAA
- a CDS encoding Nramp family divalent metal transporter, with product MNFQIKKYFGPSTLVTAAFIGPGTVTVCTLAGVNSGYMLLWALLFSVIATIILQEMTARLGLITQKGFGEAIRNELKQPVLRVAGILLVLGAIVIGNAAYEGGNISGAVLGWQAIVGEWSINVGATTIRFTPLLIGVIAFWLLFSGNFKRIQNFLIGLVIIMSVVFLTTAIIVAPNLMDVLKGLLVPTADADQLLTVVALIGTTVVPYNLFLHASSVQQKYHSPSQLSDLRKENITAIVLGGLISMTIVITSAAAFGGEGATISSAADMAVQLEPLLGSWAKYFLALGLFAAGISSAITAPLAAAYAARGILGWQVDMHHIKFKTVWMIILVIGVLFSMLNFKPVQIIQFAQVANGILLPLIAIFLLYIVNKKSLLGDYVNTLTQNILGVIVITVALLVGFRSLNSVFQFL from the coding sequence ATGAATTTTCAAATTAAGAAATACTTTGGTCCTAGTACCTTAGTAACCGCTGCTTTTATTGGTCCTGGAACCGTTACCGTTTGTACTCTTGCCGGTGTTAATTCGGGATATATGCTTCTTTGGGCATTATTGTTTTCCGTAATAGCCACCATCATTCTTCAAGAAATGACTGCTCGATTGGGGTTAATAACTCAAAAAGGTTTTGGAGAAGCAATTCGAAATGAACTGAAACAGCCTGTTCTCCGCGTAGCCGGTATACTACTAGTATTAGGCGCTATCGTAATTGGAAATGCGGCATATGAAGGGGGTAACATTTCAGGAGCGGTGCTTGGGTGGCAGGCTATAGTGGGAGAGTGGTCCATTAATGTAGGGGCAACAACTATTCGATTTACCCCACTTCTGATAGGCGTAATCGCATTTTGGCTATTGTTTTCAGGGAATTTTAAACGTATTCAGAATTTTTTGATAGGACTTGTGATCATCATGAGTGTGGTCTTTTTAACTACAGCCATTATCGTAGCTCCTAATTTAATGGATGTACTAAAGGGGTTATTAGTGCCCACAGCGGACGCCGATCAACTATTGACGGTAGTTGCCTTAATCGGAACTACTGTAGTGCCTTACAACCTATTCTTACATGCATCCTCTGTTCAACAGAAGTATCACTCACCAAGCCAGCTAAGTGATTTAAGGAAAGAAAATATCACAGCTATCGTACTTGGAGGATTGATTTCCATGACCATTGTAATCACAAGTGCGGCAGCTTTTGGAGGTGAGGGGGCAACGATATCGAGTGCGGCCGATATGGCGGTTCAACTCGAACCACTATTGGGTAGTTGGGCAAAATATTTCCTAGCATTGGGACTGTTTGCAGCGGGTATTTCATCTGCAATCACGGCGCCATTAGCCGCGGCTTATGCGGCCCGTGGCATTCTAGGTTGGCAGGTTGATATGCATCATATCAAATTTAAAACAGTATGGATGATCATTCTTGTAATTGGGGTACTCTTTTCGATGCTGAATTTTAAGCCTGTACAAATCATACAGTTTGCACAAGTGGCCAATGGAATTCTATTACCACTGATTGCTATTTTCCTTTTATATATCGTAAATAAGAAATCGTTATTGGGTGATTATGTAAATACACTCACTCAAAATATACTCGGTGTTATTGTTATAACAGTAGCACTATTAGTGGGATTTAGAAGTTTAAACTCAGTTTTTCAATTTCTTTAA
- a CDS encoding DUF1801 domain-containing protein, with translation MAENKTRPTDLKVSDYLAAIENDQRREDCTVIHDMMKEVTQKSPKMWGHAIVGFGTYHYKYESGREGDMLMTGFSNRVNAITLYVMTGFPRHQDLMDKLGKYKTGKSCLYIKKLADVDINVLRELIEASYEACSQKYDIID, from the coding sequence ATGGCAGAAAATAAAACACGTCCTACCGATTTGAAAGTCTCTGATTATTTGGCTGCAATTGAAAATGACCAAAGAAGAGAAGATTGCACGGTTATTCACGACATGATGAAAGAGGTTACTCAAAAAAGTCCAAAAATGTGGGGGCATGCTATAGTGGGTTTTGGCACTTATCACTATAAATATGAAAGCGGACGTGAAGGGGATATGCTTATGACGGGATTCAGTAATAGAGTAAATGCCATTACCCTTTATGTGATGACAGGCTTTCCTAGGCATCAGGATTTAATGGATAAACTTGGGAAATATAAAACAGGCAAATCCTGTTTATACATCAAAAAATTAGCCGACGTTGATATCAATGTGCTTCGAGAGTTAATAGAAGCCTCTTATGAAGCCTGTTCACAGAAATATGACATCATTGACTAA